A single region of the Biomaibacter acetigenes genome encodes:
- the ilvN gene encoding acetolactate synthase small subunit, translating into MKTTLSVLVENHPGVLSRVAGLFSRRGFNIDSLAVGTTENPDISRMTIVVDGDEYIVEQVKKQLNKLVDVIKVSKIIPEESVSRELVLIKVDAEPQVRSEIIHIAEIFRANIVDVSRKSMIIELTGDKDKVSAFEELLKPFGIKELVRTGIIAVNRGTKTIKIEEEE; encoded by the coding sequence ATGAAGACAACGCTATCAGTTCTGGTGGAAAATCATCCCGGAGTCCTTTCCCGGGTAGCAGGCCTTTTTTCCCGCCGGGGATTTAATATCGATAGCCTGGCGGTGGGTACCACAGAAAATCCGGACATTTCCCGCATGACCATAGTGGTAGACGGAGATGAATATATTGTCGAGCAGGTAAAAAAGCAATTGAACAAACTGGTAGATGTAATAAAGGTCAGCAAAATAATCCCCGAAGAGTCGGTGAGCCGGGAACTGGTCTTAATAAAAGTGGATGCCGAGCCCCAGGTAAGGTCTGAAATAATTCACATAGCAGAAATTTTCAGGGCCAACATTGTGGATGTGAGCCGCAAGTCCATGATTATAGAGCTTACCGGCGACAAGGATAAGGTCAGTGCTTTTGAGGAATTATTAAAACCTTTTGGTATAAAAGAATTAGTCCGCACCGGCATTATAGCCGTGAATAGAGGAACAAAAACAATAAAAATTGAGGAGGAAGAATGA
- the ilvC gene encoding ketol-acid reductoisomerase produces the protein MAKMYYDKDADLKLLEGKTVAVIGYGSQGHGHALNLKDSGVNVVVGLYEGSKSWKAAEEAGLAVKTVSEAAKEADIIMILVPDHVQAKIYEEEIKPNLKEGNALAFAHGFNIRYHQIVPPDFVDVFMIAPKGPGHLVRRMYQQGAGVPCLVAVERDYTGKARDIALAYAKGIGGTRAGVIETTFAEETETDLFGEQCVLCGGLTELIKAGFETLVNAGYQPEIAYFECLNEMKLIVDMIYEGGIGWMRYSISDTAKYGDITVGKRIINEDTRKEMKKVLDEIVTGEFARRWILENQANRPVYKTILAREAEHPIEKVGAELRSMMPWLKKK, from the coding sequence ATGGCAAAAATGTATTATGACAAGGATGCAGATTTAAAATTACTGGAGGGCAAGACCGTCGCTGTCATAGGTTACGGCAGCCAGGGACATGGCCATGCACTGAATTTAAAGGACAGCGGAGTAAATGTGGTCGTGGGATTATATGAGGGTTCAAAATCCTGGAAAGCCGCCGAAGAGGCAGGCCTGGCCGTAAAAACCGTCAGCGAGGCCGCAAAAGAGGCCGACATCATCATGATACTGGTACCGGACCATGTGCAGGCAAAGATTTATGAAGAAGAGATTAAACCCAACTTAAAAGAGGGCAATGCCCTGGCTTTTGCCCATGGATTCAACATCAGGTACCATCAGATTGTTCCTCCGGATTTTGTGGATGTATTTATGATAGCTCCCAAAGGACCGGGACACCTGGTGAGAAGGATGTACCAGCAGGGTGCCGGAGTTCCCTGCCTCGTGGCGGTGGAACGCGATTATACCGGGAAAGCCAGGGATATCGCTCTGGCCTATGCCAAGGGTATTGGAGGAACCAGAGCCGGAGTCATCGAGACCACATTTGCGGAAGAAACCGAAACAGACCTTTTCGGCGAACAGTGCGTGCTTTGCGGAGGTCTGACGGAACTCATCAAAGCAGGATTTGAAACTCTGGTCAATGCCGGTTATCAGCCTGAAATAGCATATTTTGAGTGTCTCAATGAGATGAAGTTAATCGTGGATATGATTTACGAAGGCGGCATCGGCTGGATGAGGTATTCCATCAGTGATACGGCAAAATACGGTGACATCACCGTGGGCAAGAGGATTATCAATGAAGATACCCGCAAGGAAATGAAGAAGGTACTGGATGAGATTGTGACAGGAGAGTTTGCCAGAAGGTGGATCCTGGAAAATCAGGCAAACCGCCCGGTTTATAAGACAATTCTTGCAAGGGAAGCAGAACATCCCATTGAAAAGGTGGGGGCAGAGCTCAGAAGCATGATGCCATGGCTTAAAAAGAAGTGA
- a CDS encoding 2-isopropylmalate synthase gives MASKIEIFDTTLRDGEQSPGVSLNSYEKLEIAKQLAKLQVDVIEAGFPIASNGDFNAVKTIAENVKGPVIAGLARANFKDIDRAAEAVKAAERPRIHTFIASSPIHMKYKLKMTPEQVLEAAVEAVKRAKSYVEDVEFSAEDASRSEVEFLCKLFSAAINAGATVINIPDTVGYATPEEFGSLVKTLRERVPEMDKVKISVHCHNDLGMAVANSLAAVQNGATQIECAVNGLGERAGNAALEEVVMALVTRKDLYNVDLNIDTKHIYRTSKLVSTLSGIYVQPNKAIVGANAFAHESGIHQHGVLSEKSTYEIMTPESIGLSSNRLVLGKLSGRHAFAQRLKKMGYELDDEELNKAFERFKDLADKKKEITDKDIEALVEDQVLKIPQLIVLEYFQTSSGNQTISTATVKVKIGEKSVEEASTGDGPIDATYRALERACNIDCKLVDYSIKSVSGGKDAMGEVIVKIEKDGKLFTGRGLSTDIIEASALAYTNALNKTLWNNGNGR, from the coding sequence ATGGCCAGTAAAATAGAGATCTTCGATACTACTCTCCGAGATGGAGAACAATCACCAGGAGTGTCGCTGAATTCCTATGAAAAACTGGAGATTGCAAAACAGCTGGCAAAATTGCAGGTGGATGTCATAGAAGCCGGGTTTCCTATAGCATCCAATGGGGACTTTAATGCTGTCAAAACCATAGCGGAAAATGTCAAGGGCCCCGTCATAGCGGGCCTTGCCAGAGCAAACTTTAAAGATATAGACAGGGCCGCCGAAGCCGTAAAAGCGGCGGAACGGCCCCGCATTCATACTTTTATTGCGTCCTCTCCCATTCACATGAAATATAAGCTAAAGATGACACCGGAACAGGTGCTGGAAGCGGCGGTAGAAGCCGTTAAAAGGGCAAAATCCTACGTAGAGGATGTGGAATTTTCGGCAGAAGATGCATCAAGGTCCGAAGTGGAGTTTCTCTGTAAGCTGTTTTCTGCTGCCATAAATGCAGGGGCTACGGTCATAAACATCCCCGATACTGTGGGATACGCCACACCGGAGGAGTTTGGCAGTCTGGTGAAAACCCTGCGGGAAAGGGTCCCCGAGATGGATAAGGTAAAAATCAGCGTCCACTGCCACAACGACCTGGGTATGGCGGTAGCCAATTCTCTGGCGGCGGTACAAAACGGCGCCACCCAGATAGAATGTGCCGTCAACGGTCTGGGGGAGCGGGCGGGAAATGCGGCCCTGGAAGAGGTGGTAATGGCCCTTGTAACTCGAAAAGATTTATACAATGTTGACCTCAACATAGATACAAAGCACATATACCGCACCAGCAAGCTGGTAAGCACCCTTTCGGGTATATATGTGCAACCCAACAAGGCCATCGTAGGAGCCAATGCCTTTGCCCATGAATCGGGCATACACCAGCACGGAGTACTATCGGAAAAGTCTACTTATGAGATCATGACACCGGAGTCTATCGGTCTTTCATCCAACAGGTTGGTGCTGGGGAAGCTCTCCGGTCGCCACGCCTTTGCCCAGAGGTTGAAAAAAATGGGATATGAACTAGACGATGAGGAATTGAATAAAGCTTTTGAGAGGTTTAAGGACCTGGCGGATAAGAAAAAGGAAATCACCGATAAGGATATTGAAGCCCTGGTGGAAGACCAGGTTTTGAAGATACCTCAACTTATAGTGCTGGAATACTTTCAGACTTCCAGCGGAAATCAGACCATATCCACAGCCACCGTAAAGGTAAAAATAGGAGAAAAAAGCGTGGAGGAGGCCTCTACCGGTGACGGACCTATTGATGCCACCTACAGGGCTCTGGAGCGGGCCTGCAATATAGACTGTAAACTGGTGGATTATTCCATTAAATCGGTATCCGGAGGAAAGGATGCCATGGGAGAAGTCATAGTTAAGATAGAAAAAGATGGTAAATTATTCACCGGAAGAGGGCTGAGCACCGATATCATAGAGGCCAGTGCCCTGGCTTATACCAATGCACTGAACAAAACCCTTTGGAACAACGGCAACGGAAGGTGA